In one Limosilactobacillus oris genomic region, the following are encoded:
- a CDS encoding Lreu_0056 family protein, whose translation MKKSIVIASTALVAISLAACSNQSSSSKNTSDNVKTAKKVAASSSKPQTDKFNNNEYGVMGYLMLSQTDASKLANAEKSTGDSDGMKISKNANTYTFEVFPMGHSTDIIVNNDNVTVKYDENTDGTGMGNKNGSKTYSKQELVKKYANQKDTIDEIVTKYDLNKNIDSNSSSQQPAPTDLDEKTEAVLIYAKANGFDTLDVSDNNDANMELSTADNGRKTVGYGSDGDVQYQINGNNVTYWTLDHSNDTPAYKQKMIEHTTTLSELKQEFYTAGNQRQTVDIITDNMDVD comes from the coding sequence ATGAAAAAGAGTATCGTTATTGCTAGTACAGCTTTAGTTGCAATATCTTTAGCTGCATGTAGCAACCAATCATCAAGTTCCAAGAATACATCTGATAATGTTAAAACTGCTAAGAAAGTAGCAGCAAGTAGTTCAAAGCCACAAACTGATAAGTTCAATAATAACGAGTATGGTGTAATGGGCTATTTAATGCTTAGTCAAACGGATGCTTCAAAATTAGCAAATGCAGAAAAAAGTACTGGCGATTCTGATGGTATGAAAATTTCTAAAAATGCGAATACTTATACCTTTGAAGTCTTTCCAATGGGGCATTCAACAGATATTATTGTTAATAATGATAATGTAACAGTTAAATATGACGAAAATACTGATGGCACTGGCATGGGTAACAAGAATGGTAGTAAAACCTATTCTAAGCAAGAATTAGTGAAGAAATATGCCAACCAAAAAGATACGATTGATGAGATAGTTACTAAATATGATTTAAATAAAAATATAGATTCTAATAGCAGTAGCCAACAACCAGCTCCAACTGACCTTGATGAAAAAACTGAAGCAGTTCTGATTTACGCTAAAGCAAATGGCTTCGATACTTTAGATGTATCTGACAACAATGATGCTAATATGGAGTTATCTACTGCTGATAATGGTAGAAAAACTGTTGGTTATGGCTCTGATGGTGATGTTCAGTATCAAATTAATGGTAATAATGTTACCTATTGGACATTGGATCACAGTAATGATACACCAGCATATAAGCAAAAAATGATTGAACATACAACTACTCTTTCAGAATTAAAACAAGAATTCTATACTGCTGGTAATCAACGTCAAACAGTTGATATTATTACTGACAATATGGACGTAGATTAA
- a CDS encoding FRG domain-containing protein: protein MKENQVNSVKDYLDYLKRYTKYGASENLYFRGQLSKFIDMKPSVARKNEYLKNEAKLYKENRNANKSIIQNLARMQHDGVPTRLLDFTTDPLVALFFATQESLREDSSIYIFIRPNIDANSLEIKFSSFIATQQNRNLSTIVNKFNDDFHESLSLTRAKEIISKGLFIQPNTVVDEENKRMLKQKGTFAIPGNEIKDDKIVEIIPFENDGSYEEVVIPFECHEEIRKELEDRGYTRENLLGENNEEIQYINTDKNVIQLINPRVTKFRGYQKKYSVTAVTNMLLTYSEMQKIGYKIALKSKADVVWIWFKRDGAPNGINIVTQQWFKRALKSFFINIDSEDDEIVDYGELILSENRQDGYVCSAYYYNHPDMPAKHLAVSKNAITVNLDIKKSSEFLTLCTNLLKGTKLFITYKINGGEERSTSVTVQDAKTIIILEGYQPGDQVSGDVTLIVSILQDKNIMDEYGIDYENLTGTFICRSEKESMVYGRKHFFIK, encoded by the coding sequence GTGAAAGAAAACCAAGTGAATTCTGTTAAAGATTATTTGGATTACTTGAAACGGTATACTAAATATGGAGCGTCGGAAAATCTATACTTCCGAGGTCAGCTTTCCAAATTTATTGATATGAAACCATCAGTTGCACGTAAAAATGAATACTTGAAAAATGAAGCAAAACTTTATAAAGAAAATCGTAACGCTAATAAAAGTATTATTCAAAACCTAGCAAGAATGCAGCATGATGGAGTTCCTACGAGATTATTAGACTTTACTACCGATCCGCTTGTGGCTTTATTTTTTGCTACGCAAGAATCTCTTAGAGAAGACTCTAGCATTTATATATTTATTAGGCCAAATATTGATGCCAATTCCTTGGAAATTAAATTTTCTTCTTTTATTGCCACACAGCAAAATCGGAACCTTTCAACTATTGTCAATAAATTTAATGACGATTTTCACGAATCATTAAGTTTAACACGAGCAAAGGAAATTATATCTAAGGGATTATTTATTCAACCCAATACTGTGGTAGATGAAGAAAATAAACGGATGCTGAAACAAAAAGGAACCTTCGCAATTCCAGGCAATGAAATCAAAGATGATAAGATTGTGGAAATAATTCCATTTGAAAATGATGGTTCTTATGAAGAAGTAGTTATTCCTTTTGAATGTCATGAAGAAATTCGTAAAGAACTAGAAGATAGAGGTTACACTAGAGAAAATTTATTAGGAGAGAATAATGAAGAAATACAATATATAAATACTGATAAAAACGTCATTCAACTAATTAATCCTAGGGTAACTAAATTTCGTGGTTATCAAAAGAAATATTCAGTTACAGCGGTTACTAATATGCTATTGACGTATAGTGAAATGCAAAAAATAGGATATAAAATTGCATTAAAGAGCAAAGCTGACGTTGTATGGATTTGGTTTAAGAGAGATGGTGCCCCTAATGGTATTAATATAGTGACTCAGCAGTGGTTTAAGCGAGCCTTAAAGTCATTCTTTATTAATATAGATAGTGAAGATGATGAAATTGTGGACTATGGTGAACTAATCCTATCTGAAAATAGACAAGACGGTTATGTATGTAGTGCTTATTATTACAATCATCCTGATATGCCGGCTAAACATTTAGCTGTTTCAAAAAATGCTATAACTGTTAATCTGGATATTAAGAAGTCTTCTGAATTCTTGACGTTATGTACAAATTTATTAAAGGGTACGAAGCTGTTTATTACATACAAAATTAATGGTGGAGAAGAAAGAAGTACTAGTGTAACTGTCCAAGATGCAAAAACGATTATTATATTAGAAGGTTATCAACCAGGCGATCAAGTATCTGGTGATGTAACGTTAATAGTGTCTATATTACAGGATAAAAATATTATGGATGAGTATGGTATAGACTACGAAAACCTAACAGGAACTTTTATTTGTAGATCTGAAAAAGAGTCGATGGTATATGGTAGAAAACACTTTTTTATTAAGTAG
- the tet(W) gene encoding tetracycline resistance ribosomal protection protein Tet(W), which translates to MKIINIGILAHVDAGKTTLTESLLYASGAISEPGSVKKGTTRTDTMFLERQRGITIQAAVTSFQWHRCKVNIVDTPGHMDFLAEVYRSLAVLDGAILVISAKDGVQAQTRILFHALRKMNIPTVIFINKIDQAGVDLQSVVQSVRDKLSADIIIKQTVSLSPEIVLEENTDIEAWDAVIENNDKLLEKYIAGEPISREKLVREEQRRVQDASLFPVYYGSAKKGLGIQPLMDAVTGLFQPIGEQGSAALCGSVFKVEYTDCGQRRVYLRLYSGTLRLRDTVALAGREKLKITEMRIPSKGEIVRTDTAYPGEIVILPSDSVRLNDVLGDPTRLPRKRWREDPLPMLRTSIAPKTAAQRERLLDALTQLADTDPLLRCEVDSITHEIILSFLGRVQLEVVSALLSEKYKLETVVKEPTVIYMERPLKAASHTIHIEVPPNPFWASIGLSVTPLPLGSGVQYESRVSLGYLNQSFQNAVRDGIRYGLEQGLFGWNVTDCKICFEYGLYYSPVSTPADFRSLAPIVLEQALKESGTQLLEPYLSFTLYAPREYLSRAYHDAPKYCATIETVQVKKDEVVFTGEIPARCIQAYRTDLAFYTNGQSVCLTELKGYQAAVGKPVIQPRRPNSRLDKVRYMFQKIM; encoded by the coding sequence ATGAAAATAATCAATATTGGAATTCTTGCCCATGTAGACGCTGGAAAGACGACCTTGACGGAGAGCCTGCTATATGCCAGCGGAGCCATTTCAGAACCGGGGAGCGTCAAAAAAGGGACAACGAGGACGGACACCATGTTTTTGGAGCGGCAGCGTGGGATTACCATTCAAGCGGCAGTCACTTCCTTCCAGTGGCACAGATGTAAAGTCAACATTGTGGATACGCCCGGCCACATGGATTTTTTGGCGGAGGTGTACCGCTCTTTGGCTGTTTTAGATGGGGCCATCTTGGTGATCTCCGCTAAAGATGGCGTGCAGGCCCAGACCCGTATTCTGTTCCATGCCCTGCGGAAAATGAACATTCCCACCGTTATCTTTATCAACAAGATCGACCAGGCTGGCGTTGATTTGCAGAGCGTGGTTCAGTCTGTTCGGGATAAGCTCTCCGCCGATATTATCATCAAGCAGACGGTGTCGCTGTCCCCGGAAATAGTCCTGGAGGAAAATACCGACATAGAAGCATGGGATGCGGTCATCGAAAATAACGATAAATTATTGGAAAAGTATATCGCAGGAGAACCAATCAGCCGGGAAAAACTTGTGCGGGAGGAACAGCGGCGGGTTCAAGACGCCTCCCTGTTCCCGGTCTATTATGGCAGCGCCAAAAAGGGCCTTGGCATTCAACCGTTGATGGATGCGGTGACAGGGCTGTTCCAACCGATTGGGGAACAGGGGAGCGCCGCCCTATGCGGCAGCGTTTTCAAGGTGGAGTATACAGATTGCGGCCAGCGGCGTGTCTATCTACGGCTATACAGCGGAACGCTGCGCCTGCGGGATACGGTGGCCCTGGCCGGGAGAGAAAAGCTGAAAATCACAGAGATGCGTATTCCATCCAAAGGGGAAATTGTTCGGACAGACACCGCTTATCCGGGTGAAATTGTTATCCTTCCCAGCGACAGCGTGAGGTTAAACGATGTATTAGGGGACCCAACCCGGCTCCCTCGTAAAAGGTGGCGTGAGGACCCCCTCCCCATGCTGCGGACGTCGATTGCGCCGAAAACGGCAGCGCAAAGAGAACGGCTGCTGGACGCTCTTACGCAACTTGCGGATACTGACCCGCTTTTGCGCTGCGAGGTGGATTCCATCACCCATGAGATCATTCTTTCTTTTTTGGGCCGGGTGCAGTTGGAGGTTGTTTCCGCTTTGCTGTCGGAAAAATACAAGCTTGAAACAGTGGTAAAGGAACCCACCGTCATTTATATGGAGCGGCCGCTCAAAGCAGCCAGCCACACCATCCATATCGAGGTGCCGCCCAACCCGTTTTGGGCATCCATCGGACTGTCTGTTACACCACTCCCGCTTGGCTCCGGTGTACAATACGAGAGCCGGGTTTCGCTGGGATACTTGAACCAGAGTTTTCAAAACGCTGTCAGGGATGGTATCCGTTACGGGCTGGAGCAGGGCTTGTTCGGCTGGAACGTAACGGACTGTAAGATTTGCTTTGAATACGGGCTTTATTACAGTCCGGTCAGCACGCCGGCGGACTTCCGCTCATTGGCCCCGATTGTATTGGAACAGGCATTGAAGGAATCAGGGACGCAACTGCTGGAACCTTATCTCTCCTTCACCCTCTATGCGCCCCGGGAATATCTTTCCAGGGCTTATCATGATGCACCGAAATACTGTGCCACCATCGAAACGGTCCAGGTAAAAAAGGATGAAGTTGTCTTTACTGGCGAGATTCCCGCCCGCTGTATACAGGCATACCGTACTGATCTGGCCTTTTACACCAACGGGCAGAGCGTATGCCTTACAGAACTGAAAGGGTATCAGGCCGCTGTCGGCAAGCCAGTCATCCAGCCCCGCCGTCCAAACAGCCGCCTGGACAAGGTGCGCTATATGTTTCAGAAGATAATGTAA
- a CDS encoding helix-turn-helix domain-containing protein yields the protein MTKWIKQFLLAGLAGLIRPKHNQKYSLKTKIAAVKDYQLNGLASREVLIKYKIRHIFQLKQWIIQYNSDKLTVTYATRKRVKKMGRKVSFDEKKQIVQWTINHQNNYKEAASKYDISYQRVYSWVRKYLHDHNWEVLKDNRGRNKEKEPTNELERLRKRVRELEAEKRESEVQIAFAKKLVEIRNREVHRPDDIKRFKK from the coding sequence ATGACTAAATGGATTAAACAATTTTTATTAGCAGGACTGGCAGGATTAATTCGTCCTAAACATAACCAAAAATATTCACTTAAGACAAAGATTGCCGCGGTGAAAGATTATCAGCTTAACGGACTGGCTAGTCGTGAGGTTTTAATTAAGTACAAAATACGCCATATTTTTCAACTAAAACAATGGATTATCCAGTACAATAGTGACAAACTAACTGTTACTTACGCAACAAGAAAGCGAGTTAAGAAAATGGGCCGGAAAGTATCCTTTGATGAGAAAAAGCAGATTGTGCAGTGGACGATTAACCACCAGAACAACTATAAAGAAGCAGCTAGTAAGTATGATATTAGTTATCAGCGGGTTTATTCGTGGGTACGTAAATATTTGCACGATCATAATTGGGAAGTACTAAAAGATAATCGTGGCAGAAATAAAGAGAAAGAACCGACAAATGAGCTCGAACGGTTGAGAAAACGAGTACGTGAATTAGAAGCTGAGAAACGAGAAAGCGAGGTACAAATTGCGTTCGCAAAAAAATTAGTCGAAATACGCAATCGGGAGGTGCATCGACCGGACGATATCAAGCGATTCAAGAAATGA
- a CDS encoding recombinase family protein produces the protein MTEYGYARVSTKGQSLDDQISQLKEAGISSSNIYFEKFTGTTTNRPKFEELTSKVSNGDVITVTKLDRLARNTREALNILDPLMSKGVKFNVLNIGVLENSTIGRLVKTILLAVAEMERDMIVDRTQEGKRYARLHKKDYHEGRPKRMITPHYQAAYNYLLDHTYKDTSKAFNISISTLQRIKKQVEKNIS, from the coding sequence ATGACTGAATATGGATACGCTAGGGTATCAACTAAGGGGCAAAGTCTTGATGATCAGATAAGCCAATTGAAAGAAGCAGGTATAAGTAGTAGTAACATCTATTTTGAGAAATTTACTGGTACAACCACTAATAGACCCAAGTTTGAAGAGTTAACAAGTAAAGTTAGCAATGGCGATGTTATTACTGTCACTAAATTAGATCGTCTTGCCAGAAATACAAGAGAGGCATTAAATATCTTAGACCCGTTAATGTCTAAAGGTGTCAAGTTCAATGTACTTAACATTGGTGTGCTTGAAAATTCAACCATTGGCCGATTAGTTAAAACAATATTATTAGCCGTTGCTGAAATGGAAAGAGATATGATTGTTGATCGTACACAGGAGGGTAAAAGATATGCAAGACTACATAAGAAGGATTATCATGAGGGACGTCCAAAAAGGATGATTACTCCTCACTATCAAGCTGCTTATAATTATCTTTTAGATCATACTTATAAAGACACTTCTAAGGCATTTAATATATCTATTTCAACGCTACAAAGAATAAAAAAACAGGTTGAGAAAAATATTTCTTGA
- a CDS encoding helix-turn-helix transcriptional regulator: MFGKEILNGKQLCEKLGVSTTILYRLLDNGLPFHQLTTPSRKYYILTEVEDWLVNAGYQQKTVWTK; encoded by the coding sequence ATGTTTGGAAAAGAAATTTTAAATGGAAAGCAATTATGCGAAAAACTAGGCGTAAGTACCACAATCTTATATCGACTATTAGATAATGGACTACCATTTCATCAATTAACAACACCCAGTCGAAAATATTACATCTTAACTGAAGTTGAGGATTGGCTGGTAAATGCTGGATACCAGCAGAAAACTGTATGGACAAAGTAA
- a CDS encoding recombinase family protein codes for MTKYGYVSGCLKDEVSKQDSFEHQAKILLSMGIPYDHCFADVFRGKNKDRYQLRKFLNTIAKEGDVLVVPTLTCVYSNVRELCCLMYIVEDTGITIQSEDIDLSNDSDSSDWIIASQLAHLDYAHYLHQRRASKAIKKSKYQLSLNKGGRQKRVITPIYRQAYEYLRTHTYSETQLKFHLSKSTLYRIKRQINNKKQPINTPQSYDASRGDLQ; via the coding sequence ATGACAAAATATGGTTATGTTTCTGGCTGTCTAAAAGATGAAGTCAGCAAACAAGATAGTTTTGAACACCAAGCAAAAATCCTATTAAGTATGGGTATACCATACGATCACTGTTTTGCTGACGTCTTTAGAGGAAAAAACAAAGATCGTTATCAACTCCGTAAATTCCTTAATACCATTGCTAAAGAAGGAGATGTCTTAGTCGTCCCTACCCTAACCTGTGTATATAGCAACGTTAGAGAGCTTTGTTGTCTTATGTACATCGTTGAGGACACAGGTATTACTATTCAGTCAGAAGACATTGATCTTAGTAATGATAGCGATAGCAGTGATTGGATCATTGCATCACAGCTTGCTCACCTTGATTACGCCCATTATTTGCACCAGAGGCGTGCTTCTAAGGCAATTAAAAAGTCCAAGTATCAATTGTCCTTAAATAAAGGTGGGCGTCAAAAACGCGTTATCACACCCATTTATAGGCAAGCATATGAATACTTAAGAACTCATACATATAGTGAAACACAATTGAAGTTTCATCTTTCAAAGTCCACGTTGTATCGTATTAAACGGCAAATCAACAATAAGAAGCAGCCTATTAATACGCCACAGAGTTATGATGCCAGTCGAGGTGATTTGCAATGA
- a CDS encoding ketopantoate reductase family protein — protein MKFTIVGAGAMGLRFGVLLQEAGNEVDFVEGWQPHYDKMKEQGGVYVTREHQNKHLVPVNVYTPEEYTATDADFVFFELKQMQLDDMLQRCKHFFKDQYVLTAMNGMGHVEKLLKYFPKEKLVAGTALVATILTGPGEVEFVGKPGMGTTNWANYTEKPDAKTEELMAELKKANFNPSLKDNFMGTLMAKVVFNSVVNTLCTMFEITMGEYANFDKADELSRQLIDEAYDVCERAGVQLVNTRAEELESVNYVSKVGNPHHYPSMYQDMSHNRPVEVDYINGYFAKLGRKYNYEAKTHAFVTNLVHLAEATREKN, from the coding sequence ATGAAATTTACAATCGTTGGTGCTGGAGCAATGGGACTCCGCTTTGGTGTATTATTACAAGAAGCTGGAAATGAAGTTGATTTTGTTGAAGGCTGGCAACCACATTACGATAAGATGAAAGAACAGGGTGGTGTTTACGTTACTCGGGAACACCAGAACAAACATTTAGTTCCTGTAAATGTATATACCCCCGAAGAATACACAGCGACAGACGCAGACTTTGTATTCTTTGAATTGAAACAAATGCAACTTGATGATATGTTGCAACGTTGTAAGCATTTCTTTAAGGATCAATATGTCTTAACAGCAATGAATGGGATGGGGCATGTTGAAAAGTTGTTGAAATACTTCCCTAAAGAAAAATTAGTTGCGGGGACCGCATTAGTTGCCACTATTTTAACTGGTCCTGGTGAAGTTGAATTCGTTGGTAAGCCAGGGATGGGAACTACCAACTGGGCTAACTATACTGAAAAGCCTGATGCAAAGACTGAAGAGCTGATGGCTGAATTGAAGAAAGCCAACTTCAATCCTTCATTAAAAGATAATTTCATGGGTACTTTGATGGCTAAAGTAGTCTTTAACTCAGTTGTTAATACCTTATGTACAATGTTTGAAATCACAATGGGTGAATATGCTAACTTTGATAAGGCAGATGAACTTTCTCGCCAATTAATTGATGAAGCATACGATGTCTGTGAACGGGCTGGTGTTCAATTGGTTAATACCCGAGCAGAAGAATTGGAAAGTGTTAACTACGTATCAAAAGTTGGCAACCCTCACCACTACCCATCAATGTACCAAGACATGAGTCATAATCGTCCTGTCGAAGTTGACTACATCAATGGTTACTTTGCTAAATTAGGTCGTAAATATAACTACGAAGCTAAAACACATGCTTTTGTTACTAACCTTGTTCACTTGGCTGAAGCAACAAGAGAAAAGAACTAA
- a CDS encoding tyrosine-type recombinase/integrase — protein MIKKIATGKHKGEYQVRIQPINKITGKRESWPVDYASNRSTAKALERQMWADYEDGMQLCDGNAIFADEFQKYVNQRKNAISPVTYRDWQNSATEFKKYFKNTKIKDVTERLVEQFAHDFVRKHKATVGRATVIDHRLTHMRSFFKELVGKVVKENPVPEQYLDKFFRKSDFSVGKQQYLFTNDELEAIKEQIQLELNNTTIANWGTRLALWIDLETGMRPGEVQALKFKNLVVEDDYPTFKISDSWSDYAKKFNGALKARPKGYARYCLPISQALVDFVNVFKEEQENFLERHDLTNPKGLIFLNLHDYKTCANNIPITQRSMNEMLKKVCEKLGISGNGSQLSMYSFRHTLCTKLANKPGMSYPWAAERMGNSLSIFMRVYVKADRDVNRKMMDNWMS, from the coding sequence ATGATTAAAAAAATAGCAACTGGTAAGCACAAAGGAGAGTACCAAGTGCGAATTCAACCAATTAATAAAATCACAGGTAAAAGGGAAAGCTGGCCAGTAGATTACGCTTCTAATCGCTCAACCGCTAAGGCTTTGGAAAGGCAAATGTGGGCTGATTATGAAGATGGAATGCAGTTATGTGACGGTAATGCTATCTTTGCGGATGAGTTTCAAAAGTACGTCAACCAGCGTAAAAATGCAATTTCGCCCGTTACTTACCGTGACTGGCAAAATTCAGCAACGGAATTTAAGAAGTATTTTAAGAATACTAAGATCAAGGATGTTACTGAACGATTAGTAGAACAGTTTGCTCATGACTTTGTGCGGAAACATAAGGCAACGGTTGGACGTGCTACCGTAATTGACCATCGCTTGACCCATATGCGAAGTTTCTTTAAGGAACTGGTAGGTAAGGTTGTTAAGGAAAATCCTGTGCCGGAACAGTATTTGGATAAGTTCTTTCGTAAGAGTGATTTCAGTGTTGGTAAACAGCAGTATTTATTTACTAATGATGAATTAGAAGCTATCAAGGAACAAATTCAGTTGGAACTAAACAACACTACTATTGCTAATTGGGGTACCCGATTAGCGCTGTGGATTGATCTTGAAACTGGAATGCGCCCTGGTGAGGTGCAGGCTTTAAAATTCAAGAACTTGGTAGTAGAAGATGATTATCCAACCTTTAAAATTAGTGATAGTTGGTCGGATTATGCTAAGAAGTTCAATGGGGCCCTTAAGGCACGGCCAAAAGGTTATGCGCGTTATTGCTTACCAATTTCGCAAGCGTTGGTAGATTTTGTGAATGTTTTTAAGGAAGAACAGGAGAATTTCTTGGAGCGCCATGATTTGACTAATCCTAAGGGTTTGATTTTTCTAAACCTACATGACTATAAGACTTGTGCTAATAATATCCCGATCACGCAGCGGAGCATGAATGAGATGTTAAAGAAGGTTTGTGAGAAATTAGGTATTAGTGGTAATGGTTCACAGTTATCAATGTATTCATTTCGGCATACTTTATGTACTAAGTTGGCTAATAAGCCAGGGATGTCTTATCCATGGGCGGCTGAACGAATGGGAAATAGTCTTTCAATTTTTATGCGAGTATACGTCAAGGCAGATCGTGATGTGAACCGCAAGATGATGGATAATTGGATGTCATAA
- a CDS encoding DUF5388 domain-containing protein, producing MAKHKNYTTSVSLSNVARNKLIALANMEEITQKELLNKLIDKEIDQLNSKDKGIYAYILKAIEIKDEFRNKKER from the coding sequence ATGGCTAAACACAAAAACTATACTACTTCTGTTAGCCTAAGTAACGTTGCACGTAACAAACTGATTGCATTAGCAAACATGGAAGAAATAACTCAAAAAGAGTTATTGAATAAGCTTATTGATAAAGAAATTGATCAATTAAACTCTAAAGATAAAGGCATATATGCGTATATTCTTAAAGCTATCGAAATTAAAGACGAATTTAGAAACAAAAAAGAGAGGTAA
- a CDS encoding LPXTG cell wall anchor domain-containing protein yields MTGYSTVNNGSQATDSNAAHKPTIVLPTNGKESGAATQGQYINVVSKDSVAAQAGIQAPAAPETTSVTFGTKEGTMMTREEYKAQQANLPQTGNENSKAVVALGVLAGMFGLGLASKGKKEF; encoded by the coding sequence TTGACAGGGTACAGTACCGTTAATAATGGTAGCCAAGCTACTGATAGCAATGCTGCTCACAAGCCAACCATTGTTTTACCAACAAATGGTAAGGAAAGTGGAGCAGCTACCCAAGGACAATACATCAACGTTGTTTCTAAGGATAGCGTTGCAGCACAAGCTGGTATTCAAGCACCTGCAGCTCCAGAAACTACCAGCGTAACGTTTGGTACTAAGGAAGGTACCATGATGACTCGTGAAGAATACAAGGCACAACAAGCTAACTTGCCACAAACTGGTAACGAAAACAGTAAAGCGGTTGTTGCTTTGGGCGTCTTGGCTGGTATGTTTGGATTAGGCTTAGCAAGTAAGGGTAAAAAAGAATTTTAA
- the tyrS gene encoding tyrosine--tRNA ligase, whose translation MNIIDDLQWRGAINQTTDLDALKELTENDKIALYCGTDPTGDSLHIGHLIPFMILKRFQLAGHHPVIIIGGGTGAIGDPSGRKSERTLQTMDQVHHNEEALTAQMKKLFGTENFTIVNNYDWLSQISLLDFLRDYGKLFNINTMLNKEVVASRLDAGISFTEFTYQILQSVDFLHLYRHNDVQLQIGGSDQWGNITAGIDLIHKVEGPDAKVYGLTIPLMLKADGTKFGKTAGGAIWLDPEKTSPYEFYQFWINQDDRDVIKYLKYFTFLSKEEIDDLAEKVEKEPWKREAQRRLAEEVTKFVHGEKAVEEAQRISKALFSGDVADLSVAEIEQGFKNMPSVDVDDKKENIVVWLTDNGMEPSRRQARQDVSNGAIRINGEKVTDVEAEVDPSTHFDGKFVIVRRGKKHYFLARVK comes from the coding sequence ATGAACATTATTGATGACCTGCAATGGCGGGGTGCGATTAACCAGACGACGGATTTGGACGCGTTAAAGGAACTGACCGAAAACGATAAGATTGCTTTATACTGTGGAACTGACCCCACGGGGGATAGTTTACACATCGGTCACTTGATTCCATTTATGATTTTGAAACGGTTCCAGCTGGCGGGCCACCACCCGGTAATCATTATCGGTGGGGGGACCGGTGCAATCGGGGACCCGTCCGGACGGAAGAGTGAGCGGACTCTGCAAACAATGGACCAGGTCCACCACAATGAAGAGGCCCTGACGGCACAGATGAAGAAGCTCTTTGGGACGGAAAACTTCACGATTGTCAATAACTACGACTGGCTGTCCCAGATTAGCCTGCTGGACTTCCTGCGGGACTACGGGAAGCTCTTTAACATTAACACGATGCTGAATAAGGAGGTCGTTGCCAGCCGGTTGGACGCGGGAATTTCGTTTACCGAATTTACCTACCAGATTTTACAGTCGGTCGATTTCCTTCATTTATACCGGCACAATGACGTGCAACTGCAAATCGGTGGTTCTGACCAGTGGGGCAACATTACGGCTGGGATTGACCTGATTCACAAGGTAGAAGGCCCGGATGCGAAGGTTTACGGGTTGACGATTCCGCTGATGCTCAAGGCAGATGGAACCAAGTTTGGAAAAACTGCTGGCGGTGCAATCTGGCTGGACCCGGAGAAGACGTCGCCGTACGAATTCTACCAATTCTGGATTAACCAGGATGACCGGGATGTAATCAAATACTTGAAGTACTTTACCTTCTTATCTAAAGAGGAAATCGACGACCTGGCCGAAAAAGTCGAAAAGGAACCGTGGAAGCGGGAAGCACAGCGGCGGCTGGCCGAAGAAGTGACTAAGTTCGTTCACGGCGAAAAAGCGGTTGAGGAAGCGCAGCGGATCAGTAAGGCGCTCTTCTCCGGGGATGTCGCCGATCTGTCCGTTGCAGAAATTGAACAGGGCTTTAAGAATATGCCATCGGTTGATGTTGATGATAAGAAGGAAAACATCGTCGTTTGGCTGACGGATAATGGGATGGAACCGTCCCGGCGGCAGGCCCGGCAAGATGTTTCTAACGGTGCTATCCGGATTAACGGGGAAAAGGTTACTGACGTGGAGGCAGAAGTAGACCCGAGCACTCACTTTGATGGCAAGTTTGTCATTGTTCGGCGGGGGAAGAAACACTACTTCTTAGCACGGGTAAAATAA